ctgttgagctgcaggtggaagtatagtaacaaaaagaggaactttggcactaaaaagactgtaacgttgaaagatatctacttgatttgactcatttggacgctgaagcttcatattagctagaaaagcaataaaaacctgttttcaATGTTCATTCGGGCTCCTGACTTGTTGAATCTGTCCTCTAAAACTTGAGATTAATTAAAGGTTGAAAAAGTTTTCTTTAAAGTTGATCTCGTTCAGAAGAGCATCCGTCTCAAGCTTTAAGAAATGAAGAGTTTCTTCACCtgcacattattattattattattattattattattattattattattattattgattctATATTCTTGTAATTTCCAGCAGAAGAAAGGTGGAAAGGAGACGAAGATCCCCAGCAGGCCAAAAGTAGCAGAAAACGAAGCCACGTCAACACCTCAGAAATCCAGACTTCCACTCCGCTGTCAGAACTAACAGTTTTaatatattctttaaaaaacaatgtttattacTGTCCAACtatttttcttctgcttttttttctttttttttaaagttttattctaAATGTTAGGATGCCGTCTAATGAACTGTCTCTTGTTTTATCATCATaattgtaattgtcttaatttTCAAGTTGCTTGTAAAATTAAAGAGATTTATACttgttttatacttttgttctttttttaaaaaaaaatattccagtagataAAACTCAGTGGAGTAAAATACTCTGATACgcactatttatttattttttttattctggtaGCTGAACAAGATTTATCATGTTTGTAAAATGAGGAAGTAAAGTTTTGAGATCTTTAAATAGAAGCAGCAGGATGTTTCTCAACACCAACACTTATAAGTTCCACTCATCACCAACAGTGAGCTGTTTGGAGGGTTTTTAGATCTCATTTAGACACTTAACGAGCTTCATCTaggatgctgcagcagctttttaaattattttcagttattttatttatcaggaaaaaaaaacagcagagcaatGTCTACGAGTTAGACAAAAAATATTCCTCATATATGGGCTAAACAAACCTATTTCTAAGAGTGAATActcaataaaaagcaaaaaataagaTTAAACTAATTTTAAGTGTATATAGACAAGTTGCACAGACTTCATAGGGAACAATAAGATTGATTATTTAGATATTAGCAGTTGCAGTTTTGATTTTGAAGAAGGAAATTTCAGTTTAAATTGTAAGGAGGTGGGAATTTCTAATGTGATTTGGGATTTTTACTCCAGATCTTAAACTGCAGTTACCTTTTTAAAAGCAGTTTTTGGGTTCAGTTCCTTTTGTGACACTGTGGTTTTATGTCTTGgtaaaaatagaacaaagtgAACAAGGTGATAATATAGTTGATGGTACACAAGttctgtataaatataatgaTCCAGAAAGGAGAAAGTTTAAGATTAGTCAGGCTATTGGTTTAATACGTCCCGAGGTAGTAAGACATCTAATTGGAGGACAGTAGGACATTTTTGAAAGTGTAACAGCATGAAGATCTGTATCAGAaaagtggttctcaaacttttttcaTATCAAGGACCcttaaactgactcaaattagaccacggacccctgtttgataagatttttgcttttagatgttttattacagaaagtgtatgaaaccatGACCTACAGTGCACAGCCATACATCCTGTCATTGTGTTAGTTATGGATGAAATTgtagtaaaaataaatgattcccctttttgctaggaaccccctcaaggacccctgggggtccccggCCCctactttgagaaccactgtatTAGAGACAGGGTGTATACGTCCTAATCTAACTGTAAAGATATAGTTTCTTCAGCtattttattattctgtgaATATGCGCTTCATTGTGAGGTGGGTGACAAGGtatttaaaatccttcttcgCTGTAGTAAAGCTGTGGAGGTGAGACATGGACAAAGTCTTCCAAGGGGGATGGAAATACATATTTATAGTCAAACGGTGAATCCTCAGACTACTAACGAGAAACAAAGTGTTCAGCAGTGGAGATTACATTAGATTAACTTCATGTAGGACAAAAACATGTCGCTCTGAATGCTGCAGGTGTTGTGCATTAAGTGTATTCTGTAGAGCttcaacgattagtcaattgacaggaaattaattgaCAATTTTGATGATGGAGTGATTTTTTTAGATGAAATACTAGAGTTATCTGCTTCTGGCTTtgtaatatatgaatattttgggttttttttagttctCTGTGACAGtagactgaatatctttggtttgtggacaaaacaagacatttgacgTTGCTTGATGTTGCTGCTTGACCCTTTAATGTCAAGATGAAAACAAGTCTCTTCAAAGtgatttaaattaattatgaatgtaaaaaaaaaatatggaaaaaaaaatctgctttacatgaaaaatattgatctgaaaagtaactaaagctgtcaaatatatgtaatggagtagaaagtacaatatttccctctgaaatgtagtggagtggaagtataaagaagcatcacatggaaatactcaagtaaagtacaagtacctcaaaactgtacttaagtagagtacttgagtaaatgtacttagttactttccactccTGATAAACGTGCGCTATGCTGTTCGGAAATTATTACAAATCTCAAGTCGATATTTCCCCGCTGTGGAAAGTCCAGATATTTTACTTTCGGTTTCAGGCCGGTGTAACGGGCGATTTGGTCTCCTCAGTTACCGATGACCCGCCTCGTGGTTGCCCGGGAAATTGCCTGCTTATGGAGAAAGCGACGTTTGTATTTgcttttaaataacattttgacGTGATGTCGCTGACATAGTTTGTCGTGTACTAAGAGCTCAACAAGCCTGCTAAAAGCTAAAACTATCACTTATTTCATACGTGTATTTATCAGCAGCCTGTATGGCGTACTAGAAAAGCCGAACGTCAAACAGTTCTTAGATCCAGTTAGACTCTCCTCTAATCCAAAGACCGTAAAAGCTATGAAtatctttttttcaaaaaaaaaaaaatctttatatgAACTGTAACTCTCCGTATAgctcagttttgttgttttttaaatttttcttctGCAAACTGTGATATTCTGTATATGATCATTTGTGAAAGAGGAAATTGTAATGGTTTTACATGTCAATaaagaagaaggaaataaataaataaaaagctaaaactAACCGAATTTGGACAGTGCACTGAAAGGAACACCTAAAAAAAAAGGGGCGAGAGAAAAGACTTCCGGTTCCTTTTCCGCCATTCGGTCATTCTAGAAGACCGACTGAAAGGGTGTGGACGCGCTTTTTACCTCGCGACGACTCAAGAAATAAACGTTTTGTAGCTGACATGAAGCTTGATATTCCTCCTGTTCTGTGTTGATCTGTGGACATGGAGAAACCGACGAGTTGTTTTCTGtcggtgctgctgctgctggcggTGCCGAGCTCTGTTTCCGCTGAAGATAAGTTTTTCGGGGAAGGTGGTGAGCTGCTGTTGAGGCCTCCTGTCTCCGAAGATATCACCAGCATCCAgtggaaacacaacaacaatctGGTGGCAGAATGGGTGAAAGGTATAGTTGGTCTGCAGTATTACGGTGGCTTTAATAACCGAACAACCCTGAACATAATCACTGGAGATTTGGAGATCAGAAACATGAGTCTAGCTGACAGCGGGGAGTATTCAGTGGAAATCAACAACAAGGTCCAGCCTAAGCGCTACACTGCAAAACTGATCGGAAGAGTGCCGAAGCCTGCTGTGTTGGTGAAACCACTGACATGTACCGCTACATCAGAAAACTGCATCCTGACTTGTCATGGAAACACAGAGGAAGCTGAACCTGTCACCTACAGCTGGAAGATGGGAGGAGAAGAGTGGGAGGATGGGAAGAAGGACAGGAAAATCACCAACGATGAGACCACCAAAAGAGTTAAAACGTTCTCCTGCCGGATGAACAACACAATCAGTGAGGAAGAAAGTAAACCCAAAGACAACCCTTTCTACAAAGACAAGCCTACACCGAGCCCTGTTATACCTGTGGTGGTGGTTCTGGTTCTTATCGCcttgtttggtgtgtgtgggtgtgtaggGTTTCGGAAACGAAAGGATATCGAGAAACGAATCAATGAATTGAGAAAATCAGGCACAAGTAGtaatggaaatgaaaacaacccGGAGTCGAATCCATTACAAAACCAAGGCgctgaagaaaatgaaaaacctgGTGCAGGCCCTGGACCCTGACTCTGTGAAGTCTTTGAGACAGACTCTGACCTGCACTCATGTGCCATCAGACTTCAGATTGCTGTTGCTCTGTTCATGTTTGACAGAACAACATCTccattcttgtttttgttttttttaatcaggttTCAACTCTTGAGCATCATGGACTGTTACTCACAGGAAGCTGCAGAGGGATTTCCGCACTGTCTTCCTAAAACAATAGAACGGAGGACATTATGaactttt
This genomic stretch from Thunnus albacares chromosome 14, fThuAlb1.1, whole genome shotgun sequence harbors:
- the LOC122996649 gene encoding T-cell surface antigen CD2-like encodes the protein MEKPTSCFLSVLLLLAVPSSVSAEDKFFGEGGELLLRPPVSEDITSIQWKHNNNLVAEWVKGIVGLQYYGGFNNRTTLNIITGDLEIRNMSLADSGEYSVEINNKVQPKRYTAKLIGRVPKPAVLVKPLTCTATSENCILTCHGNTEEAEPVTYSWKMGGEEWEDGKKDRKITNDETTKRVKTFSCRMNNTISEEESKPKDNPFYKDKPTPSPVIPVVVVLVLIALFGVCGCVGFRKRKDIEKRINELRKSGTSSNGNENNPESNPLQNQGAEENEKPGAGPGP